One region of Synechococcus elongatus PCC 11801 genomic DNA includes:
- a CDS encoding DUF3592 domain-containing protein, protein MTFQRLDAIATGILAIAAGGVTIAVTWTPFWETWQRAIRQQQTMGTVVALEITQTCRQIQRGNPFKCSRREKEQCPVVQYQAIGVNQPLQLRDCSQNASVGTVFEVMYDRQSPTNAYLVGPSTGFVEGTSRLWASVPVGFGILLLISGGSKFWSSDRDRP, encoded by the coding sequence ATGACCTTTCAACGATTGGACGCGATCGCAACAGGGATCCTAGCCATAGCTGCTGGGGGCGTCACCATCGCTGTTACCTGGACACCCTTTTGGGAAACCTGGCAGCGGGCAATCCGTCAACAACAGACAATGGGAACTGTGGTAGCGCTAGAAATCACCCAGACCTGTCGCCAAATCCAACGCGGTAATCCCTTCAAATGCAGCCGCCGGGAGAAAGAACAATGCCCGGTCGTGCAGTATCAAGCCATCGGGGTCAACCAACCGCTGCAGCTGCGGGACTGTTCCCAAAACGCCAGTGTGGGGACGGTATTCGAGGTGATGTATGACCGCCAGTCCCCGACTAATGCGTATTTAGTGGGACCGTCGACTGGATTCGTAGAAGGAACCTCACGACTTTGGGCCAGCGTGCCTGTGGGGTTCGGCATTCTACTGCTGATCTCGGGGGGCTCTAAATTCTGGTCGAGTGACCGCGATCGCCCGTAA